The sequence TCGCCATCGATCTCGACGGCACGGGAAAGGCGACGATCGCGACCGGGGTCGGCTTCTTCGACCACATGCTGGACCTGCTCGCCCGCCATTCGCGCATCGACATGGACATCGAGGCGACGGGCGACCTGCACATCGACTTCCACCACACGGTGGAGGATGTCGGCATCGCGCTCGGCCAGGCGCTGAGGACGGCGCTCGGCGACATGCGCGGCATCACCCGCTATGCCAGCCTGCATTTGCCGATGGACGAGACGCTGACCCGCGTCGCGCTCGACATTTCCGGCCGGCCCTTCCTCGTCTTCCGCACCGAGTTCCCCGCGCCCAAGATCGGCGAGTTCGACACCGAGCTGGTGCGCGAGTTCTTCCAGGCCTTCGCCGTCAATGCAGGGCTGACGCTGCATGTCGAGACGCTGTACGGCGTCAACGCGCACCATATTGCGGAGAGCTGCTTCAAGGGCCTCGCCCGGGCGCTGCGCGCGGCGGTGGCGATCGATCCGGCGGCGGCGGGCGAAATCCCTTCCACCAAGGGCAGCCTTGGTGGCTGATTTCGGCGGCTGAGAGCGGACGGGAACATCATGGCGGTCTGGACAGTCTTCGAGCCCCACGGGGCGGACGAGGCGGACACCACC comes from Ancylobacter sp. TS-1 and encodes:
- the hisB gene encoding imidazoleglycerol-phosphate dehydratase HisB — its product is MRTASITRATKETQIRLAIDLDGTGKATIATGVGFFDHMLDLLARHSRIDMDIEATGDLHIDFHHTVEDVGIALGQALRTALGDMRGITRYASLHLPMDETLTRVALDISGRPFLVFRTEFPAPKIGEFDTELVREFFQAFAVNAGLTLHVETLYGVNAHHIAESCFKGLARALRAAVAIDPAAAGEIPSTKGSLGG